A single Tenacibaculum sp. Bg11-29 DNA region contains:
- a CDS encoding aldo/keto reductase, whose translation MIHKIILGTVQLGLDYGVNNTKGKPSLEEAFDILTVAYDSGIRILDTAEAYGDSQKVIGEFHRLFPQKKFNIVTKLSANKKLRKDQFLAHIKNNCKILCCDSLYGYMFHNYESFKDNINLYETILEAKKTGIIKKVGVSLYDNQEVEDIITNYPEFDLIQIPFNLLDNEYIRKPILDKAKQNNIEVHTRSVFLQGLFFKEIDKLSVNIFPLQVYIKKLKEISLTNNIKIESLALQYALQKNYIDYVLIGVDTPEQLKTNILNSKNCLMIPHELIDSIHVKEKKMLNPSNWN comes from the coding sequence ATGATACATAAAATCATCTTAGGAACAGTTCAGCTAGGGTTGGATTATGGAGTTAATAATACAAAAGGAAAACCATCATTAGAAGAAGCTTTTGATATTTTAACAGTTGCTTATGATAGTGGTATTCGCATTTTAGATACTGCTGAAGCGTATGGAGATTCTCAAAAAGTTATAGGTGAATTTCACCGTTTATTTCCTCAAAAAAAGTTTAATATAGTTACTAAATTATCAGCAAATAAAAAACTAAGAAAAGATCAGTTTTTAGCTCATATAAAAAATAATTGCAAGATACTTTGCTGTGATTCACTTTATGGGTATATGTTTCATAATTATGAAAGTTTTAAAGATAATATTAACTTGTATGAAACTATTCTAGAAGCAAAAAAAACAGGGATTATAAAAAAAGTAGGTGTTTCACTTTATGATAATCAAGAAGTAGAAGATATTATAACAAATTATCCAGAATTTGATTTGATTCAAATACCATTTAATTTGTTAGATAATGAATATATAAGAAAACCTATTTTAGATAAAGCAAAACAAAATAATATAGAAGTTCATACAAGATCTGTTTTTTTACAAGGTTTGTTTTTTAAAGAAATAGATAAGTTGTCGGTAAATATATTTCCACTGCAAGTATATATTAAAAAACTAAAAGAAATAAGTTTAACGAATAACATAAAGATTGAAAGTTTAGCTTTACAATATGCTTTACAAAAAAACTATATAGATTATGTTTTGATAGGGGTTGATACACCAGAACAATTGAAAACAAACATTCTAAATAGTAAAAATTGTTTAATGATACCGCATGAATTAATTGATTCAATACATGTTAAAGAAAAAAAAATGTTGAATCCTTCAAATTGGAATTAA
- a CDS encoding cytidylyltransferase domain-containing protein, producing MRVIAITQARSGSTRLPKKVLLEIENKTLLQIHVDRIKQSKKIDDIYIATTTNKSDDCIVDLAKEFKVNYSRGSEEDVLDRFYQTVKDVKPDYIVRLTSDCPLIDPKLIDEVVEIAINKKLDYYSNVLLERYPDGQDIEVFTFKALEKAWKEADLKSEREHVTPYIRNNSSYKDGKLFSSDNHFLEENYNHVRLTVDEQSDLEAISEVIAKLGVEKGWKTYADFYLNNQEIRSINQSIIRNEGYKKSLKKE from the coding sequence ATGAGAGTCATTGCTATAACACAAGCCAGATCAGGTTCTACTAGATTACCGAAAAAGGTACTTCTAGAAATTGAAAATAAAACATTATTACAAATTCATGTTGATAGAATTAAACAATCAAAGAAAATAGATGATATATATATTGCGACTACAACTAATAAATCTGATGATTGTATTGTAGATTTGGCAAAAGAATTTAAAGTTAATTATTCAAGAGGGAGTGAAGAAGATGTTTTAGACCGTTTTTATCAGACAGTAAAAGATGTAAAACCTGATTATATTGTTAGATTAACTTCAGATTGTCCTCTTATAGACCCTAAATTAATAGATGAAGTAGTAGAAATAGCAATTAATAAAAAATTAGATTACTATAGTAATGTGCTGTTAGAACGTTATCCAGATGGCCAAGATATAGAAGTATTTACTTTTAAAGCATTAGAAAAAGCATGGAAAGAGGCTGATTTAAAATCAGAAAGAGAACATGTGACGCCTTATATTAGAAATAATTCATCTTATAAAGATGGAAAATTATTTAGTTCTGATAACCATTTTTTAGAAGAAAATTATAATCATGTTAGACTTACTGTTGATGAACAGTCAGATTTAGAGGCTATTAGTGAGGTGATTGCCAAATTGGGAGTAGAAAAGGGCTGGAAAACATACGCAGATTTTTATTTAAATAATCAAGAAATAAGATCAATAAACCAGTCAATAATAAGAAATGAAGGATATAAAAAATCATTAAAAAAAGAATAA